GCATGGCTTAGTCAATCGGGAAAGACGCCGATCCTCCCCTCCCGCGCCAATGGGAGTCAGGGGCGGGTCGCGTGTCCGCGATACGCGATACGGACGCCATCGAACGCCCAGCGCCGTATACCCGGACGTCACCAGCCGGCCAGACACCCACCCCATAAGCGTCGTCATCCCCGTGCAGGCGGAGATCCATCACCTTCCGCCCCCGCTTGGGCCGAACCGCTGGCGTGTCCGGATCCCCGCCGCCGCCGGGATGACGAACAGAGCCCTGGCTTACGCCGCGAAACTACCGCTGTACGTTGTACTTCAGCTGATCGTCGGTCAGCTGGAACCCCACCAGCGCTTCAAAGCTGGCGCGCAGCACCGCGCTGCGCACCTCGGGCCGCGACAGCGGATCGGTCGCGGCATCCTCGTCGCCCGCCTTGCGCTTGCGGGTCAGCTGTTCGCGCACGTCGTCGGGCAACGTCGCCGCCGCCCGCGCGATCTGCGCCGAGGCGGAGCCGCTCGCCTGCGCACGGGCCTGGCCGGCGTCGAAATGGATCGCGATCTGGCCCTTGCGCTTCGCCGTCACCGCGGTGCCGCCCCGGACAATCGCGATATAATAGGGCAGCGTCACGTCGCGCGGCCCATCGGTGCGGGTGCGGCGGGCGAGCACGTCGAACGTCACCGCGCTGACGATCTGGTCGCCGGCATCGTTGCATGTCCCGCGCACGTTGGTCATGTTCGCGACGACGTCGATCGCGCCCGCATCACGGCTGGTGACCGGATCGAACAGCGTCAGGTCGCCGGTGTTGGCGGCGACGCCCACCGTCGGGCAGGCCGAGCGTACGGCGGTGATGCCGCCTTCCACGATCTCGCCCTTGCCGGCGCACCCGGAGAGGATCAGGCCGAGGGCGGTGAGGCCGAGAAGCGGAGTTTTCACGGAGACGCGTACCTTTGTCGAACGGGCAGATTGCGTCGCCGGACGGCGCCGGCGGTGCGGCGCGCACCATAGGAACCGCCCGTCGCGGGTGCAAGCAATCGCGTACTTCCGCGCGGTCGCCCAATCGCGTAGGAACGGCCGCATCATGGCCTCTCTTCCCCAGGCGGACGGCGCGAAGCCCGTCCTCGATCTGCTGATCGCAGCACCCCGTGGTTTTTGCGCTGGCGTCGATCGCGCGATCCGCATCGTCGAACTCGCGATCGAGAAGCACGGCGCGCCCGTGTATGTCCGGCACGAAATCGTCCACAACAAGTTCGTCGTCGATACGCTGAAGGCGCAGGGCGCCGTATTCGTCGAGGAGCTCGATCAGGTTCCCGACGGCGCGCCCGTCGTCTTTTCCGCGCATGGCGTGCCGAAATCGGTACCGGCTGCGGCACAGAATCGCGGCCTCGACTATCTCGATGCGACCTGCCCGCTGGTGTCGAAGGTGCACCGCCAGGCCGAAAGGCTGGTCGATGCCGGCCGCCACATCGTCTTCATCGGCCACGCCGGCCATCCGGAGGTCGTCGGGACATTCGGCCAGGTGCCCGAGGGGGCGATGTCGCTGATCGAGACGACCGCAGATGCCGAAGGCTTCACCCCGCCCGACCCGGACAATCTCGCCTTC
The sequence above is a segment of the Sphingomonas insulae genome. Coding sequences within it:
- the ispH gene encoding 4-hydroxy-3-methylbut-2-enyl diphosphate reductase → MASLPQADGAKPVLDLLIAAPRGFCAGVDRAIRIVELAIEKHGAPVYVRHEIVHNKFVVDTLKAQGAVFVEELDQVPDGAPVVFSAHGVPKSVPAAAQNRGLDYLDATCPLVSKVHRQAERLVDAGRHIVFIGHAGHPEVVGTFGQVPEGAMSLIETTADAEGFTPPDPDNLAFLTQTTLSVDDTAAVVAVLQRRFPNMQPPRGEDICYATSNRQAAVKAIAAACDAMLVIGAPNSSNSVRLVEVAEREGIPARLIQRAADLDWSFLDGVGTLGITAGASAPELLVRELVDLLATRFAVTEREEETTRETIAFKLPRGLEAAA